One genomic region from Hirundo rustica isolate bHirRus1 chromosome 5, bHirRus1.pri.v3, whole genome shotgun sequence encodes:
- the C5H4orf50 gene encoding uncharacterized protein C4orf50 homolog isoform X1, with product MQENKNYSKKVFILQQENDRYAQMMCALEEEMDAYFQYVLAVDEANMVSFQDLLNEKEIAGGCYNNFTEESTMTPGAFLVANFSKNPSYVEEKNRNSEKGSLSVASNKLCGSILSLNGRKLRYFQLLSDLKEESSRCFKEMARLLQDKENYVAKCNELIQERKRHLQRIALSENEKETLLGHLAEIKCERDKYRTLVSELQDCKTKCYQTISDLQEEKGVLKREIDRIKQETSDQLDEFQKANANFILENKNLKELMSSLGFTYEELRKEKSIGTKKNVVKLKEENQQPGLKPKKVETAYCSVTQTEDQGVLAIDPSDYSPEKKESMFESYSMMKERVRKAEEELKIQQKELEKSKKEAQKWYRELGFAETRCEETKTRLMQALSELGHLKQEVGDKMQGKQHCKLMPVFTLKDAQEKEVNKIASKRLEQQVLTLKAQLRDQAALQNQFCDLQSEVELLQAQLCQKEKELQKRNSEVKLTLAPLKAKLACLTQKCQERNSFIRRMHDEFHRQGFINSVFDEEMKNLVNDTTLAEYAVAFTPMSDQEMLPSSPDVSQANGQPEDLVARAKGNRLTGSVSANSQPGMDGPHSSPITPNVSAGPSVGVTVPERILAMHRELRENHRKNCQIPSAVPSSSNPWADAILPMVHEEAPGPLLSGMKDAAVPPERGVFWATKGRGRLSKHDDVFWGQIGNQHAGAIPQGMKHKNAIMNKAWLSREKTDGSTSATTAESYLPDVLSATNKGRYPVGKNQLHGKE from the exons ATGCAAGAGAATAAGAATTACTCCAAAAAAGTCTTTATATTACAACAGGAGAATGACAGATATGCTCAGATGATGTGTGCCCTGGAAGAGGAGATGGATGCATATTTTCAATATGTTTTAGCAGTAGATGAAGCTAACATGGTTTCATTCCAAGACTTACTTAACGAGAAAGAAATTGCAGGTGGATGTTATAATAACTTTACAGAAGAAAGCACCATGACCCCAGGAGCATTTTTAGTTGCAAATTTTTCTAAGAATCCCTCATATGttgaagagaaaaataggaaTTCTGAAAAAGGCTCATTGTCAGTTGCCTCAAATAAACTTTGTGGGAGCATTCTATCCCTGAATGGAAGGAAATTGAGGTAtttccagctgctttctgacctgaaagaagaaagcagcagatgCTTCAAAGAAATGGCTAGATTATTACAAGACAAGGAGAACTATGTAGCAAAATGTAATGAATTAATACAAGAGCGAAAGAGACATTTACAAAGAATAGctctttcagaaaatgaaaaagaaactttgTTGGGACATTTGGCAGAGATAAAGTGTGAGCGAGATAAATATAGAACCTTAGTTTCTGAACTCCAAGACTGCAAAACTAAATGTTATCAAACCATTTCTGActtgcaggaggaaaaaggtgTACTGAAAAGAGAGATAGACAGAATTAAGCAAGAAACTTCAGATCAGCTTGAtgaatttcagaaagcaaatgcaaattttattttagaaaataaaaatttaaaagaattaatgtCTTCTTTGGGTTTCACCTATGAAGagctgagaaaagagaaaagtataggaacaaagaaaaatgtagtaaaactaaaagaagaaaatcaacaaCCTGGTCTTAAGCCAAAGAAAGTTGAAACAGCATACTGTAGTGTAACACAAACTGAAGATCAGGGAGTTCTGGCTATAGATCCTTCAGATTATTCCCCTGAGAAAAAG GAGAGCATGTTTGAGAGCTACAGTATGATGAAAGAGCGAGTCAGAAAGGCAGAAGAGGaactaaaaatacagcaaaaggaattagaaaaatcaaaaaaagag GCTCAGAAGTGGTACAGAGAACTTGGTTTTGCTGAAACAAGGTGTGAAGAAACCAAAACTCGTTTGATGCAGGCTCTCTCAGAATTGGGCCACCTTAAGCAAGAAGTTGGGGACAAaatgcagggaaagcagcattGCAAATTAATG CCTGTGTTCACTTTGAAGGATGCCCAGGAAAAAGAGGTGAATAAAATAGCCAGTAAGAGATTAGAGCAACAAGTGTTGACCTTGAAAGCCcagctcagggaccaggctgcatTACAAAATCAGTTTTGTGACTTGCAGAGTGAAGTGGAACTCCTTCAGGCTCAGCTATGTCAAAAG GAGAAAGAACTGCAGAAGAGAAACTCTGAAGTGAAGCTGACATTAGCTCCTCTGAAG GCTAAGCTGGCTTGCCTCACCCAAAAGTGCCAGGAAAGGAACAGCTTCATTAGGAGAATGCATGATGAATTCCACAGGCAAGGATTTATTAACTCTGTATTTGATGAAGAGATGAAGAACTTGGTGAATGACACAACCCTGGCAGAGTACGCGGTTGCTTTTACACCAATGAGTGATCAAGAG ATGCTGCCTTCCTCCCCAGACGTTTCGCAGGCTAATGGACAGCCAGAGGATCTTGTGGCACGTGCCAAAGGGAACAGATTGACTGGGTCGGTGTCTGCAAACTCTCAGCCAGGGATGGATGGCCCCCACAGTTCTCCCATCACCCCAAACGTGTCTGCTGGTCCTTCTGTTGGAGTAACAGTCCCAGAGAGGATCTTAGCCATGCATCGAGAACTAAGAGAAAACCATCGCAAAAATTGCCAG ataCCTTCAGCTGTCCCCTCCAGCTCAAACCCGTGGGCTGATGCCATCCTGCCCATGGTCCATGAGGAAGCCCCGGGGCCTCTGCTGTCCGGGATGAAGGATGCTGCGGTGCCCCCGGAGCGTGGTGTGTTCTGGGCCACGAAGGGGAGGGGTCGGTTGTCGAAACATGATGATGTATTTTGGGGTCAAATAGGAAATCAGCATGCAGGTGCTATTCCCCAGGgaatgaaacacaaaaatgcCATTATGAATAAGGCATGGCTCTCCAGAGAAAAAACAGATGGCTCAACCTCAGCTACCACAGCAGAAAGCTATTTGCCAGACGTGCTGTCAGCAACTAATAAAGGTCGATATCCTGTGGGGAAAAATCAGCTGCATGGGAAAGAATAA
- the C5H4orf50 gene encoding uncharacterized protein C4orf50 homolog isoform X2: protein MQENKNYSKKVFILQQENDRYAQMMCALEEEMDAYFQYVLAVDEANMVSFQDLLNEKEIAGGCYNNFTEESTMTPGAFLVANFSKNPSYVEEKNRNSEKGSLSVASNKLCGSILSLNGRKLRYFQLLSDLKEESSRCFKEMARLLQDKENYVAKCNELIQERKRHLQRIALSENEKETLLGHLAEIKCERDKYRTLVSELQDCKTKCYQTISDLQEEKGVLKREIDRIKQETSDQLDEFQKANANFILENKNLKELMSSLGFTYEELRKEKSIGTKKNVVKLKEENQQPGLKPKKVETAYCSVTQTEDQGVLAIDPSDYSPEKKESMFESYSMMKERVRKAEEELKIQQKELEKSKKEAQKWYRELGFAETRCEETKTRLMQALSELGHLKQEVGDKMQGKQHCKLMPVFTLKDAQEKEVNKIASKRLEQQVLTLKAQLRDQAALQNQFCDLQSEVELLQAQLCQKEKELQKRNSEVKLTLAPLKAKLACLTQKCQERNSFIRRMHDEFHRQGFINSVFDEEMKNLVNDTTLAEYAVAFTPMSDQEMLPSSPDVSQANGQPEDLVARAKGNRLTGSVSANSQPGMDGPHSSPITPNVSAGPSVGVTVPERILAMHRELRENHRKNCQIPSAVPSSSNPWADAILPMVHEEAPGPLLSGMKDAAVPPERGMSLPVGSVCII from the exons ATGCAAGAGAATAAGAATTACTCCAAAAAAGTCTTTATATTACAACAGGAGAATGACAGATATGCTCAGATGATGTGTGCCCTGGAAGAGGAGATGGATGCATATTTTCAATATGTTTTAGCAGTAGATGAAGCTAACATGGTTTCATTCCAAGACTTACTTAACGAGAAAGAAATTGCAGGTGGATGTTATAATAACTTTACAGAAGAAAGCACCATGACCCCAGGAGCATTTTTAGTTGCAAATTTTTCTAAGAATCCCTCATATGttgaagagaaaaataggaaTTCTGAAAAAGGCTCATTGTCAGTTGCCTCAAATAAACTTTGTGGGAGCATTCTATCCCTGAATGGAAGGAAATTGAGGTAtttccagctgctttctgacctgaaagaagaaagcagcagatgCTTCAAAGAAATGGCTAGATTATTACAAGACAAGGAGAACTATGTAGCAAAATGTAATGAATTAATACAAGAGCGAAAGAGACATTTACAAAGAATAGctctttcagaaaatgaaaaagaaactttgTTGGGACATTTGGCAGAGATAAAGTGTGAGCGAGATAAATATAGAACCTTAGTTTCTGAACTCCAAGACTGCAAAACTAAATGTTATCAAACCATTTCTGActtgcaggaggaaaaaggtgTACTGAAAAGAGAGATAGACAGAATTAAGCAAGAAACTTCAGATCAGCTTGAtgaatttcagaaagcaaatgcaaattttattttagaaaataaaaatttaaaagaattaatgtCTTCTTTGGGTTTCACCTATGAAGagctgagaaaagagaaaagtataggaacaaagaaaaatgtagtaaaactaaaagaagaaaatcaacaaCCTGGTCTTAAGCCAAAGAAAGTTGAAACAGCATACTGTAGTGTAACACAAACTGAAGATCAGGGAGTTCTGGCTATAGATCCTTCAGATTATTCCCCTGAGAAAAAG GAGAGCATGTTTGAGAGCTACAGTATGATGAAAGAGCGAGTCAGAAAGGCAGAAGAGGaactaaaaatacagcaaaaggaattagaaaaatcaaaaaaagag GCTCAGAAGTGGTACAGAGAACTTGGTTTTGCTGAAACAAGGTGTGAAGAAACCAAAACTCGTTTGATGCAGGCTCTCTCAGAATTGGGCCACCTTAAGCAAGAAGTTGGGGACAAaatgcagggaaagcagcattGCAAATTAATG CCTGTGTTCACTTTGAAGGATGCCCAGGAAAAAGAGGTGAATAAAATAGCCAGTAAGAGATTAGAGCAACAAGTGTTGACCTTGAAAGCCcagctcagggaccaggctgcatTACAAAATCAGTTTTGTGACTTGCAGAGTGAAGTGGAACTCCTTCAGGCTCAGCTATGTCAAAAG GAGAAAGAACTGCAGAAGAGAAACTCTGAAGTGAAGCTGACATTAGCTCCTCTGAAG GCTAAGCTGGCTTGCCTCACCCAAAAGTGCCAGGAAAGGAACAGCTTCATTAGGAGAATGCATGATGAATTCCACAGGCAAGGATTTATTAACTCTGTATTTGATGAAGAGATGAAGAACTTGGTGAATGACACAACCCTGGCAGAGTACGCGGTTGCTTTTACACCAATGAGTGATCAAGAG ATGCTGCCTTCCTCCCCAGACGTTTCGCAGGCTAATGGACAGCCAGAGGATCTTGTGGCACGTGCCAAAGGGAACAGATTGACTGGGTCGGTGTCTGCAAACTCTCAGCCAGGGATGGATGGCCCCCACAGTTCTCCCATCACCCCAAACGTGTCTGCTGGTCCTTCTGTTGGAGTAACAGTCCCAGAGAGGATCTTAGCCATGCATCGAGAACTAAGAGAAAACCATCGCAAAAATTGCCAG ataCCTTCAGCTGTCCCCTCCAGCTCAAACCCGTGGGCTGATGCCATCCTGCCCATGGTCCATGAGGAAGCCCCGGGGCCTCTGCTGTCCGGGATGAAGGATGCTGCGGTGCCCCCGGAGCGTG
- the C5H4orf50 gene encoding uncharacterized protein C4orf50 homolog isoform X3 translates to MQENKNYSKKVFILQQENDRYAQMMCALEEEMDAYFQYVLAVDEANMVSFQDLLNEKEIAGGCYNNFTEESTMTPGAFLVANFSKNPSYVEEKNRNSEKGSLSVASNKLCGSILSLNGRKLRYFQLLSDLKEESSRCFKEMARLLQDKENYVAKCNELIQERKRHLQRIALSENEKETLLGHLAEIKCERDKYRTLVSELQDCKTKCYQTISDLQEEKGVLKREIDRIKQETSDQLDEFQKANANFILENKNLKELMSSLGFTYEELRKEKSIGTKKNVVKLKEENQQPGLKPKKVETAYCSVTQTEDQGVLAIDPSDYSPEKKESMFESYSMMKERVRKAEEELKIQQKELEKSKKEAQKWYRELGFAETRCEETKTRLMQALSELGHLKQEVGDKMQGKQHCKLMPVFTLKDAQEKEVNKIASKRLEQQVLTLKAQLRDQAALQNQFCDLQSEVELLQAQLCQKEKELQKRNSEVKLTLAPLKAKLACLTQKCQERNSFIRRMHDEFHRQGFINSVFDEEMKNLVNDTTLAEYAVAFTPMSDQEDDLLNTGFFI, encoded by the exons ATGCAAGAGAATAAGAATTACTCCAAAAAAGTCTTTATATTACAACAGGAGAATGACAGATATGCTCAGATGATGTGTGCCCTGGAAGAGGAGATGGATGCATATTTTCAATATGTTTTAGCAGTAGATGAAGCTAACATGGTTTCATTCCAAGACTTACTTAACGAGAAAGAAATTGCAGGTGGATGTTATAATAACTTTACAGAAGAAAGCACCATGACCCCAGGAGCATTTTTAGTTGCAAATTTTTCTAAGAATCCCTCATATGttgaagagaaaaataggaaTTCTGAAAAAGGCTCATTGTCAGTTGCCTCAAATAAACTTTGTGGGAGCATTCTATCCCTGAATGGAAGGAAATTGAGGTAtttccagctgctttctgacctgaaagaagaaagcagcagatgCTTCAAAGAAATGGCTAGATTATTACAAGACAAGGAGAACTATGTAGCAAAATGTAATGAATTAATACAAGAGCGAAAGAGACATTTACAAAGAATAGctctttcagaaaatgaaaaagaaactttgTTGGGACATTTGGCAGAGATAAAGTGTGAGCGAGATAAATATAGAACCTTAGTTTCTGAACTCCAAGACTGCAAAACTAAATGTTATCAAACCATTTCTGActtgcaggaggaaaaaggtgTACTGAAAAGAGAGATAGACAGAATTAAGCAAGAAACTTCAGATCAGCTTGAtgaatttcagaaagcaaatgcaaattttattttagaaaataaaaatttaaaagaattaatgtCTTCTTTGGGTTTCACCTATGAAGagctgagaaaagagaaaagtataggaacaaagaaaaatgtagtaaaactaaaagaagaaaatcaacaaCCTGGTCTTAAGCCAAAGAAAGTTGAAACAGCATACTGTAGTGTAACACAAACTGAAGATCAGGGAGTTCTGGCTATAGATCCTTCAGATTATTCCCCTGAGAAAAAG GAGAGCATGTTTGAGAGCTACAGTATGATGAAAGAGCGAGTCAGAAAGGCAGAAGAGGaactaaaaatacagcaaaaggaattagaaaaatcaaaaaaagag GCTCAGAAGTGGTACAGAGAACTTGGTTTTGCTGAAACAAGGTGTGAAGAAACCAAAACTCGTTTGATGCAGGCTCTCTCAGAATTGGGCCACCTTAAGCAAGAAGTTGGGGACAAaatgcagggaaagcagcattGCAAATTAATG CCTGTGTTCACTTTGAAGGATGCCCAGGAAAAAGAGGTGAATAAAATAGCCAGTAAGAGATTAGAGCAACAAGTGTTGACCTTGAAAGCCcagctcagggaccaggctgcatTACAAAATCAGTTTTGTGACTTGCAGAGTGAAGTGGAACTCCTTCAGGCTCAGCTATGTCAAAAG GAGAAAGAACTGCAGAAGAGAAACTCTGAAGTGAAGCTGACATTAGCTCCTCTGAAG GCTAAGCTGGCTTGCCTCACCCAAAAGTGCCAGGAAAGGAACAGCTTCATTAGGAGAATGCATGATGAATTCCACAGGCAAGGATTTATTAACTCTGTATTTGATGAAGAGATGAAGAACTTGGTGAATGACACAACCCTGGCAGAGTACGCGGTTGCTTTTACACCAATGAGTGATCAAGAG gatGACTTGTTGAATACAGGATTCTTTATTTAG